In Hallerella succinigenes, the following are encoded in one genomic region:
- a CDS encoding carbohydrate-binding family 9-like protein, producing MCFDKNVVRFQNMKLIPNGRWDNGDENTLPQVIVHILKDHHFLHVRFQVTEPDECYAATVDHDGGHAWEDSCVEIFVKALDSANEYINFEFTSKGFCYAARGLNREHRKEFLQTQYSQILRSKTEPVFENGKVTWELRVSIPGFLIGCRNLSIAEIYGNIYKCGDKTRRPHHLVHFPVNTEKPDFHQPRFFKKLI from the coding sequence ATTTGCTTTGACAAAAATGTTGTTAGATTTCAAAATATGAAACTTATTCCGAACGGCCGTTGGGATAACGGCGATGAAAATACGCTTCCCCAAGTGATTGTCCACATTTTGAAGGACCACCATTTTTTGCACGTGCGCTTCCAAGTGACAGAGCCCGACGAATGCTACGCCGCAACAGTTGACCATGACGGTGGGCACGCCTGGGAAGACAGTTGCGTGGAAATTTTCGTGAAAGCCCTCGATTCCGCGAACGAATACATCAACTTTGAATTCACAAGCAAAGGTTTTTGCTACGCGGCAAGAGGTTTGAACCGCGAGCACCGCAAGGAATTTTTGCAAACCCAGTATTCGCAGATTCTGCGTTCCAAAACCGAACCGGTTTTTGAAAACGGCAAGGTGACCTGGGAACTTCGCGTTTCCATTCCGGGATTCTTGATAGGCTGCCGCAATCTTTCGATCGCAGAAATCTACGGAAATATTTACAAGTGCGGCGACAAGACGCGCCGTCCGCATCACTTGGTGCATTTCCCGGTAAATACCGAAAAGCCGGACTTTCACCAACCGCGTTTTTTCAAAAAACTGATCTAA
- a CDS encoding MotA/TolQ/ExbB proton channel family protein, with protein sequence MLDLPVIQMVRDSDVATMVILCVLAVMSLMCWGIIIVKMIFFKKNQHANAVFYRQFEKIERFVDLKDLCDNSGASALKSLTEEVLIEASKFSNFVSYDSIQHRASLLEDTIQRSIEGIRLNENRHVNFLGMCANLAPFFGLLGTVWGIMTAFFEIGQHGSADLAVVAPGIAMALITTVAGLVVAIPASGSYNYFVSRTGENEIAYYNFGSRMLSLFKRGDLLALEEVAG encoded by the coding sequence ATGCTCGATTTGCCTGTCATTCAGATGGTGCGCGACTCCGATGTCGCAACGATGGTTATTCTTTGTGTTTTGGCCGTGATGTCGCTTATGTGTTGGGGAATCATCATTGTCAAAATGATTTTCTTTAAGAAGAACCAGCATGCGAACGCAGTCTTCTACCGCCAGTTTGAAAAAATCGAACGTTTTGTGGACTTGAAGGATCTTTGCGATAACAGCGGAGCTAGTGCGCTGAAGAGCTTGACGGAAGAAGTCCTGATTGAAGCGTCCAAGTTCAGTAATTTTGTGAGTTACGATTCCATTCAGCACCGAGCATCCCTTTTGGAAGATACGATCCAGCGCTCGATTGAAGGTATCCGCTTGAATGAAAACCGTCATGTGAACTTCCTCGGTATGTGTGCAAACCTCGCCCCGTTCTTCGGCCTTCTCGGTACGGTTTGGGGCATTATGACGGCTTTCTTTGAAATCGGTCAGCACGGCTCTGCGGATTTGGCAGTCGTCGCTCCGGGTATTGCAATGGCTTTGATCACGACGGTGGCGGGCCTTGTGGTCGCTATTCCGGCTTCGGGCTCTTACAACTATTTTGTCTCCCGTACGGGTGAAAATGAAATCGCTTATTACAACTTTGGCAGCCGCATGCTCAGTCTCTTCAAACGCGGTGACCTTCTCGCTCTTGAAGAAGTCGCAGGCTAA
- a CDS encoding ExbD/TolR family protein has translation MKRSRGKPINQEMNLTNMIDVVFAILIVFLISAPLMSQGIKVELPKAEAPTMEQEKMLKVSINKQSDIYVADMKVKLKDFNSIFKSLWDGNMPVVINADASVDYGHVMKVVSLVQNAGVTKLGFLTLPDEK, from the coding sequence GTGAAGCGCAGTCGCGGTAAACCGATTAACCAAGAGATGAATCTCACGAACATGATCGACGTCGTGTTCGCGATTCTCATCGTGTTCCTCATTTCCGCTCCGTTGATGAGTCAGGGGATCAAGGTGGAACTTCCGAAGGCGGAAGCCCCGACGATGGAACAGGAAAAGATGTTGAAGGTTTCCATCAATAAGCAGAGTGATATCTACGTCGCCGATATGAAGGTGAAGTTGAAGGATTTCAACAGCATTTTCAAATCGCTGTGGGATGGAAACATGCCGGTCGTTATCAATGCCGACGCATCGGTGGATTACGGCCATGTGATGAAGGTCGTGTCGCTCGTGCAGAATGCGGGAGTCACCAAACTCGGATTCTTGACTCTCCCGGACGAAAAGTAA
- a CDS encoding energy transducer TonB has translation MAAKKQKENTPFFQSGWNGKLPKIVAISLCFHLMIVIGIVVLNKLNFEREPEPVKIFELVQLQQPQKVAPPKARPKKQPPKPEPPKEVKKEQPKPKPEVKKELPPEPKIAKEEPKPEPEPQPEPEEPQEEPVEETMDLPEDMDLPDEIAEESGLNPVGYVDMDPLMQVYLERLKQIIMQHFNPPSGLNVTKSTKTSVQFTVDRFGNITDISLRRSSGNKTWDNLSVRAIKISKLPELPPNYRAPALSLNFNFTPN, from the coding sequence ATGGCAGCAAAGAAGCAAAAAGAGAATACTCCATTCTTTCAGAGTGGATGGAACGGCAAGCTCCCGAAGATTGTCGCGATTTCTTTGTGCTTTCATTTGATGATAGTGATTGGCATCGTCGTTTTGAACAAGTTGAATTTTGAAAGGGAACCGGAACCGGTCAAAATTTTTGAATTGGTGCAACTCCAGCAACCGCAGAAGGTAGCCCCTCCCAAGGCTCGCCCTAAAAAGCAACCGCCGAAGCCCGAGCCACCGAAAGAAGTAAAAAAGGAACAGCCTAAGCCGAAGCCGGAAGTGAAAAAAGAACTTCCGCCCGAACCGAAAATCGCAAAGGAAGAACCGAAGCCGGAACCAGAACCGCAGCCCGAACCGGAAGAACCGCAGGAAGAACCGGTAGAAGAAACGATGGATTTGCCCGAGGACATGGATCTTCCCGACGAAATCGCTGAAGAATCCGGTTTGAATCCTGTCGGCTACGTGGATATGGACCCGCTGATGCAGGTGTACCTGGAACGCTTAAAGCAAATCATTATGCAGCACTTCAATCCGCCTTCAGGTTTGAATGTGACAAAGAGTACGAAGACTTCGGTACAGTTTACGGTGGACCGCTTTGGCAACATCACGGATATTTCGTTAAGACGATCTTCGGGAAATAAGACATGGGATAATCTTTCGGTGCGAGCCATCAAGATTTCCAAACTCCCGGAACTTCCGCCGAACTATCGTGCACCTGCGCTGTCGCTCAACTTCAACTTTACGCCGAATTGA
- a CDS encoding translocation protein TolB, translated as MKLFAFALFVACTSSFALVDTISVDVGIAVSNTMPIGLVPFDQEADFEAISSKPDQVLKRDFELSGRFSVVESPTFKMVTFVRAGAKFYVTGKLQKAEGSKVKLSCYLYATQTKDLILGEAYKVAQKDVRAALHDFVDKVVKQLWGEFGIASTELAWVSKVDGVKQIVVADYDGYNRRQLTHDTTISMMPTWTKDNNSIIYVSFRNGKAQLFERELYTSKERRLFPDKSQTFSPAVNPKTGEVLFAAIHGNTTTVYLGDPKTGANHKVMYGRASQVSPSWSPFGTEILYTSDRGGSPQIFVMGRDGSDARRVTFMGNYNERASWSPQGDRIVYTSMDGGKMNIYTCAIDGSDIVQLTSNAGNNEHPTWSPDGMLIAFSSDRSGSHQIYIMRKDGTNVTRITNSGDNTAPTWSWYSPERQKQISIQNEGW; from the coding sequence TTGAAACTTTTTGCTTTTGCTCTTTTTGTCGCCTGTACAAGCTCTTTTGCTTTGGTCGATACGATTTCTGTCGATGTTGGAATCGCGGTGTCGAATACGATGCCGATAGGTCTTGTACCATTTGATCAAGAAGCGGATTTTGAAGCGATTTCCTCGAAACCGGATCAAGTTTTAAAACGGGACTTTGAACTTTCGGGCCGTTTTTCGGTCGTGGAAAGCCCGACTTTCAAAATGGTGACTTTTGTTCGCGCCGGTGCAAAGTTCTATGTGACGGGAAAACTGCAAAAGGCGGAAGGTTCCAAGGTGAAGCTTTCTTGCTATCTGTATGCGACACAGACCAAGGATTTGATCCTCGGGGAAGCTTACAAGGTGGCGCAGAAGGATGTGCGCGCAGCTCTCCATGATTTTGTGGACAAGGTCGTGAAACAGCTCTGGGGTGAATTCGGCATCGCTTCGACGGAGCTCGCCTGGGTTTCTAAAGTCGATGGCGTGAAGCAGATTGTGGTCGCAGACTACGATGGTTATAACCGTCGTCAGTTGACTCATGATACGACAATCAGCATGATGCCAACCTGGACGAAGGACAACAATTCGATTATCTACGTGAGCTTCCGCAATGGAAAAGCTCAGCTTTTTGAACGGGAACTTTATACGAGCAAGGAACGTCGCCTGTTCCCGGATAAGTCGCAGACCTTTAGTCCGGCGGTCAATCCGAAAACAGGTGAAGTTTTGTTTGCGGCCATTCACGGCAATACGACCACGGTTTATTTGGGCGATCCGAAGACCGGTGCCAATCATAAGGTGATGTACGGACGCGCTTCGCAGGTGAGCCCTTCTTGGAGCCCGTTTGGAACGGAAATCCTTTATACGAGTGACCGTGGCGGCAGTCCGCAAATCTTTGTCATGGGCAGGGACGGTAGTGATGCGCGCCGTGTGACTTTCATGGGCAATTATAATGAACGCGCTTCCTGGTCTCCGCAGGGGGATCGTATCGTCTACACTTCGATGGACGGCGGAAAGATGAATATCTACACCTGCGCCATCGACGGTTCGGACATTGTGCAGCTCACGAGCAATGCGGGCAACAACGAACATCCGACCTGGTCTCCGGACGGCATGCTGATTGCCTTCTCCAGCGATCGCTCGGGCTCGCATCAGATTTATATCATGCGCAAGGACGGCACAAATGTCACGCGCATTACGAACAGCGGCGACAATACCGCACCGACGTGGTCCTGGTATTCGCCGGAACGTCAGAAACAAATTTCAATTCAAAATGAAGGATGGTAG
- a CDS encoding OmpA family protein: protein MKKILLLTISAATAFAIVACSKNKPPVNPVVKEEPAAVSAEDTAAAVQAKADSLEKARLEAERLESERLEAERARVEKLINELMSDDVYFDFDKSELTEKAKEILTQVGDILLKEPRFVIVVEGHTDARGTEDYNMTLGSKRAMKVKEFLSAYGVGNERMETVSYGKEKPKAAGESEEAYAQNRRANFKVNIKK, encoded by the coding sequence ATGAAAAAGATTCTTTTGCTGACTATTTCTGCAGCTACGGCATTTGCTATTGTCGCATGCTCCAAGAATAAGCCACCTGTAAATCCGGTGGTGAAGGAAGAACCGGCGGCTGTTTCCGCTGAAGATACCGCTGCCGCCGTTCAGGCGAAGGCGGATTCCTTGGAAAAGGCTCGCTTGGAAGCGGAACGCCTTGAATCAGAACGCTTGGAAGCGGAACGCGCTCGCGTAGAAAAGCTCATTAACGAACTCATGTCGGACGATGTTTACTTTGACTTTGACAAGTCCGAACTCACCGAAAAGGCGAAGGAAATCTTGACCCAGGTCGGCGACATCCTGTTGAAGGAACCGCGCTTTGTGATTGTCGTGGAAGGCCATACGGATGCTCGTGGTACCGAAGATTACAACATGACTCTCGGCAGCAAGCGCGCGATGAAGGTGAAGGAATTCCTCTCCGCTTACGGTGTGGGCAATGAACGTATGGAAACGGTGAGCTACGGCAAGGAAAAGCCGAAGGCTGCTGGCGAAAGCGAAGAAGCTTATGCCCAGAACCGCCGTGCGAATTTCAAGGTCAACATCAAGAAGTAA
- a CDS encoding tetratricopeptide repeat protein gives MKRLILGSLICAFALTSCSSVTLLRTKEMKAVGDDVKKDVQEVKEEVKASTEASKARIDSLEQVIDSLALVQKRMKVELSMLSSKIAEISDRNDSHHEELLYRLDLLLGKSDKILSKKVVVNGQTAVAPADSDAISAEKMQTLDSLFNTARADYHKGEVKLAYSEFKQIYEESKKGQIASDALYWMGVCLADANQMDKAKVVFGRVVKAFPDAPKTCASLLKLSNIAASEGDLKTQKQYLQTILGTKSCSDSNEFLQAAEILETILNSETATEPAPVDSTQK, from the coding sequence ATGAAACGTTTGATTCTCGGATCTTTGATTTGTGCTTTTGCACTCACGTCTTGCTCAAGCGTGACACTTCTCCGTACAAAGGAGATGAAAGCGGTCGGCGATGATGTGAAGAAAGATGTGCAAGAAGTAAAAGAGGAAGTGAAAGCTTCGACGGAAGCATCCAAGGCGCGTATTGATTCCTTAGAACAGGTAATCGACTCGCTCGCTTTGGTGCAAAAACGGATGAAAGTGGAACTTTCCATGCTCTCTTCCAAGATTGCAGAAATCAGTGATCGTAACGACAGCCACCACGAAGAGTTGCTCTACCGTTTGGACTTGCTTCTCGGCAAATCCGACAAAATCCTTTCGAAAAAAGTGGTGGTGAATGGTCAAACGGCTGTGGCTCCGGCAGACAGCGATGCGATTTCTGCAGAAAAGATGCAGACTCTTGATTCGCTGTTCAATACGGCTCGTGCAGACTATCACAAGGGTGAAGTCAAGCTCGCTTATTCGGAATTCAAGCAGATCTATGAAGAATCCAAGAAGGGTCAAATCGCAAGTGATGCTCTTTATTGGATGGGCGTCTGCCTTGCGGATGCAAATCAGATGGATAAGGCAAAGGTTGTCTTTGGACGCGTCGTCAAGGCTTTCCCGGACGCTCCGAAGACCTGCGCTTCGCTCTTGAAACTTTCGAATATCGCCGCCTCGGAAGGGGATTTGAAAACACAGAAACAGTATCTGCAGACGATTCTCGGTACGAAGAGCTGCTCCGATTCGAATGAATTCTTGCAAGCTGCGGAAATTCTCGAAACGATTCTGAACAGCGAAACGGCAACGGAACCTGCTCCTGTGGATTCGACGCAGAAGTAA
- the queC gene encoding 7-cyano-7-deazaguanine synthase QueC, translating into MKKAIVLSSGGVDSSVCVAMAVEKFGSENVATASIFYGQKHDKELKAAKAIANFYKLPHYEFDLSSVMQYSNCSLLSGSTEKISHKSYAEQIAEQGPDGNGKVSTYVPFRNGLMLSVCASLAQSLFEKDEVTLYLGAHGDDAAGNAYADCSTDFVNTMGKAISIGTYGLVKVKAPFAGMSKADVVKKGLDLKVPFEFTWSCYEGGEKPCGTCGTCIDRAKAFAENGVKDPAL; encoded by the coding sequence ATGAAAAAAGCGATTGTCCTTTCTTCGGGCGGTGTGGATTCCTCCGTGTGTGTAGCCATGGCGGTTGAAAAATTCGGCAGTGAAAACGTGGCAACGGCCTCGATCTTTTACGGTCAAAAGCACGACAAGGAACTCAAAGCAGCGAAAGCAATCGCAAACTTCTACAAGCTTCCCCATTACGAGTTCGACCTTTCCTCGGTCATGCAGTATTCGAACTGCTCGCTCCTTTCCGGTTCCACAGAAAAAATTTCGCACAAGAGCTACGCCGAGCAGATCGCGGAACAAGGTCCTGACGGAAACGGAAAAGTTTCCACGTATGTACCTTTCCGCAACGGACTCATGCTGAGCGTGTGCGCAAGCCTTGCCCAGAGCCTCTTTGAAAAAGACGAAGTCACGCTCTACTTAGGCGCTCACGGAGACGACGCCGCAGGCAACGCCTATGCGGACTGCAGCACGGACTTTGTGAATACCATGGGAAAGGCGATTTCTATTGGAACCTATGGACTCGTGAAAGTCAAAGCCCCCTTCGCAGGAATGTCCAAAGCGGACGTGGTGAAAAAAGGTCTCGATTTGAAGGTCCCGTTTGAATTTACCTGGAGCTGCTACGAAGGCGGGGAAAAGCCCTGCGGAACCTGCGGCACGTGCATCGACCGCGCCAAGGCTTTTGCCGAAAACGGCGTTAAAGATCCAGCACTCTAA
- the queF gene encoding preQ(1) synthase, with protein MSRSENELEGVTLLGNQNTKYTYDYNPKLLEKFPNKHPENDYMVMLNCPEFTSLCPKTGQPDFADIHINYIPDQSIVESKSLKLYLFSFRNHGDFHEDCVNIIMKDLIALMDPKYIEVEGVFMPRGGISIYPFACYGKPGTVYETRATDRLFASIDRRSHK; from the coding sequence ATGAGCCGTTCCGAAAATGAACTCGAAGGCGTCACGTTGCTTGGCAATCAAAACACCAAGTACACTTACGATTACAATCCGAAGTTGCTTGAAAAGTTTCCGAACAAGCATCCCGAAAATGACTACATGGTGATGCTGAACTGCCCGGAATTCACTTCGCTTTGCCCGAAGACCGGTCAGCCGGACTTTGCCGACATCCACATCAACTACATTCCGGATCAATCCATTGTGGAATCCAAATCGCTGAAGCTGTATCTGTTCAGCTTCCGCAATCACGGCGACTTTCATGAAGACTGTGTGAACATCATCATGAAGGATCTGATTGCGCTCATGGATCCGAAATACATTGAAGTGGAAGGAGTGTTCATGCCGCGTGGCGGAATTTCGATATACCCGTTCGCCTGCTACGGCAAACCGGGAACCGTTTACGAAACCCGTGCAACGGACCGTCTTTTCGCCTCAATCGACAGACGTTCTCATAAGTAA